One window of Mesorhizobium sp. WSM4904 genomic DNA carries:
- a CDS encoding ribbon-helix-helix domain-containing protein — protein MCRVFAGQDPEGYRQINRSIRIDGHSTSIQLEATFWALLDEIAESQGLTTPKFISTLYDEAIEINGQIPNFASMLRTTCALYLRGHRPTTQEQAALKREAA, from the coding sequence ATGTGCAGAGTCTTTGCCGGACAAGATCCGGAAGGCTACCGGCAGATCAATCGGTCGATCCGCATAGACGGGCATTCGACCAGCATCCAGCTTGAGGCGACATTCTGGGCACTCCTCGACGAGATCGCCGAGAGCCAGGGTCTGACGACACCCAAATTCATCTCGACGCTCTATGACGAGGCGATCGAGATCAACGGTCAGATCCCGAACTTCGCTTCGATGCTGCGCACCACCTGCGCGCTCTATCTGCGCGGTCACCGGCCAACGACGCAGGAGCAGGCAGCGCTCAAGCGCGAAGCCGCCTAA
- a CDS encoding VOC family protein, translated as MAKAIHTMIRVLDEARSVDFYNKAFGLDVAQRLDFETFTLVYLSNADTPFEVELTVNKGRTEPYTLGDGYGHLAVSVIDLDSEHDRLGALGLNPKKIVEFNRDGALIARFFFIEDPDGYKIEVLQRGGRFQ; from the coding sequence TTGGCGAAGGCGATTCATACCATGATCCGGGTTCTCGACGAGGCCCGGTCCGTCGATTTCTACAACAAGGCCTTCGGCCTCGATGTCGCGCAGCGGCTCGATTTCGAGACTTTCACGCTCGTCTATCTCAGCAATGCCGATACTCCGTTCGAGGTCGAGCTGACCGTGAACAAGGGTCGCACGGAGCCTTACACGCTTGGCGACGGCTACGGCCACCTTGCCGTGTCCGTCATCGATCTCGACAGCGAGCACGATCGGCTCGGCGCTCTCGGACTCAATCCGAAGAAGATCGTGGAATTCAACCGCGACGGAGCGCTCATCGCCCGCTTTTTCTTCATCGAGGATCCCGACGGCTACAAGATCGAGGTCCTGCAGCGGGGAGGGCGCTTCCAATAG
- a CDS encoding gluconate 2-dehydrogenase subunit 3 family protein yields the protein MVTIYERKPHERKPGLSRRELLKRGGAGALLVISGSAVISPEYAWGLEATSLKPETMATLIQVARDIYPHDQVPDKYYAIAVKGHDETAAKDPAHKELIEMGIADLDKKAGSGGYRGLGWEEERVALLKEIEKTPFFQAVRGGLVVSLYNQKEVWPIFGYEGESYSKGGYIARGFNDIEWL from the coding sequence ATGGTCACGATCTATGAGAGGAAGCCCCATGAGAGGAAGCCTGGTCTTTCGCGGCGCGAGCTCCTCAAACGCGGCGGCGCAGGCGCGCTGCTCGTCATTTCCGGCAGCGCCGTCATCAGCCCCGAATATGCGTGGGGCTTGGAAGCCACGTCGCTGAAGCCAGAGACGATGGCGACGCTGATCCAGGTGGCGCGCGACATCTACCCGCACGACCAGGTCCCGGACAAATACTACGCCATCGCCGTCAAGGGTCATGACGAGACGGCCGCCAAGGATCCGGCTCACAAGGAACTGATCGAGATGGGCATCGCCGATCTCGACAAGAAGGCCGGCAGCGGCGGCTATCGCGGGCTCGGCTGGGAAGAAGAGCGGGTCGCGCTGCTGAAGGAGATCGAGAAGACGCCCTTCTTCCAGGCGGTGCGCGGCGGCCTCGTCGTCAGCCTCTACAACCAGAAGGAAGTGTGGCCGATCTTCGGCTACGAGGGCGAGTCCTATTCCAAGGGCGGCTACATCGCGCGCGGCTTCAACGACATCGAGTGGCTCTGA
- a CDS encoding GMC family oxidoreductase — translation MAAQFDLKNDGVVVIIGSGAGGGTLGNELAQKGIDVVILEAGARHEYEDFINDEWDSFTQLAWKDKRTTSGDWRVAKDFPNLPAWIVKSVGGSTTHWAGASLRFQEHEFKTLSTYGKVKGANLLDWPVTLAEMEPYYAKAEAKMGVTGTNNWPRLPGNNNFKVLKAGADKLGYKECHTGNMAINSVQRDDRNSCQQTGFCFQGCKWGAKWSTLYTEIPKGEATGHLEVRPNSMAIKINHDASGRVTGVVYADKDGKLQEQKARIVAVAGNSIESPRLLLNSESSKFPHGLANSSGQVGKNYMRHTTGSVYAVFDKPVHMYRGTTMAGIIRDEARHDPSRGFVGGYEMETLSLGLPFMAAFLNPGGWGRSFTTALDHYDHMAGLWIVGEDMPREENRITLHKNEKDEHGMPIADVHFDDHPNDTAMRDHAYKQGQSLYAAVGATRTFPTPPYPSTHNLGTNRMSEKAADGVVNKHGQTHDIKNLFVSDGSQFTTGGAENPTLTIVSLAIRQADYIAAQMSAKSI, via the coding sequence ATGGCAGCACAATTTGATCTCAAGAACGATGGCGTGGTCGTCATCATCGGCTCGGGCGCCGGCGGCGGCACGCTCGGCAACGAACTCGCCCAGAAGGGCATCGACGTCGTGATCCTCGAGGCGGGCGCCCGCCACGAATACGAGGACTTCATCAACGACGAGTGGGATTCGTTCACCCAGCTCGCCTGGAAGGACAAGCGCACCACGTCCGGCGACTGGCGCGTGGCAAAGGATTTCCCGAACCTGCCGGCCTGGATCGTCAAGTCGGTCGGCGGTTCGACCACGCATTGGGCGGGCGCGTCGCTGCGCTTCCAGGAGCATGAGTTCAAGACGCTTTCGACCTACGGCAAGGTGAAAGGCGCGAACCTGCTCGACTGGCCGGTGACGCTCGCCGAAATGGAGCCCTATTACGCCAAGGCCGAGGCCAAGATGGGCGTGACCGGAACCAACAACTGGCCGCGGCTGCCGGGCAACAACAACTTCAAGGTGCTCAAAGCCGGCGCCGACAAGCTCGGCTACAAGGAATGCCACACCGGCAACATGGCCATCAATTCGGTGCAGCGCGACGATCGCAACTCCTGCCAGCAGACGGGCTTCTGCTTCCAGGGCTGCAAGTGGGGCGCAAAATGGTCGACGCTCTATACCGAGATCCCGAAGGGCGAGGCGACCGGCCATCTCGAGGTGCGGCCGAACTCCATGGCGATCAAGATCAACCATGACGCCTCGGGCAGGGTGACGGGCGTCGTCTATGCCGACAAGGACGGCAAGCTGCAGGAGCAGAAGGCCCGCATCGTCGCTGTTGCCGGCAATTCCATCGAAAGCCCGCGGCTGCTGCTCAACTCCGAATCGAGCAAGTTCCCGCACGGGCTTGCCAATTCATCGGGGCAGGTCGGCAAGAACTACATGCGCCACACCACGGGCTCGGTCTATGCCGTCTTCGACAAGCCGGTGCACATGTATCGCGGCACCACCATGGCCGGCATCATCCGCGACGAGGCGCGCCACGATCCGTCGCGCGGCTTCGTCGGCGGCTACGAGATGGAGACGCTGTCGCTCGGCCTGCCGTTCATGGCGGCCTTCCTCAATCCGGGCGGCTGGGGCCGCTCCTTCACCACGGCGCTCGACCATTATGACCATATGGCCGGCTTGTGGATCGTCGGCGAGGACATGCCGCGCGAGGAGAACCGCATCACGCTGCACAAAAACGAAAAGGACGAGCACGGCATGCCGATCGCCGATGTCCATTTCGACGACCATCCCAACGACACGGCGATGCGCGACCATGCCTACAAGCAGGGTCAGTCGCTCTACGCCGCGGTCGGCGCGACAAGGACCTTCCCGACGCCGCCCTACCCCTCGACCCACAATCTCGGCACCAACCGGATGAGCGAGAAGGCGGCCGACGGCGTCGTCAACAAGCATGGCCAGACGCACGACATCAAGAACCTGTTCGTCTCGGATGGCAGCCAGTTCACCACGGGAGGCGCCGAAAATCCGACGCTGACCATCGTGTCGCTGGCGATCCGCCAGGCCGACTATATCGCCGCCCAGATGTCGGCGAA